From a single Sphingobium sp. genomic region:
- a CDS encoding S9 family peptidase: protein MKHYFAASLAALAFSTALASPVAARPMTETDLITMKRLAAPAVSPDGKLAVYQLQETDLTANRRRSDLYLVATDNPAAIPQKVASQPDWNEHSPAFAPDGKAIWYISNESGSDQLWRHDLASGESEQVSAFKTDVAGFKLSPDGKRVAVWGDIARDCNDFGCDADGDRSKPGPGTGRVYDELFVRHWDSWETPGNYSRVFAFDIAADGSLSGGKPMDGGITGDSPSKPMGGGEEIAWSADSQSLYFALRIADRNEARSTNLDLYQTPATGGAATNLTDSNDATDTLPAPSPDGKWLAWAAMARPGYEADRQVVMLKDLVSGKTSALTANWDRSVGALAWAKDSKSLLAVAQDGLENPLFRIDLKGKVTRLTERGTIADFAALPKGGVLYAINSLSGPNDLVVMDGKGQTRRLTNVNADAQKELDPVQYSQFTFKGAGGALVHGQIVKPMATTGKLPLLLLVHGGPQGSFNNSWSFRWNPAVMASQGYAAVTIDFHGSTGYGQAFTDSINKDWGGKPLEDLKLGMAALPGIDAQIDTANACALGGSYGGYMMNWIAGNWPDGFKCLVNHAGIFDLRAMAFETEELWFDEWDHGGPWWQRNDAEKWNPVNHVTKWKTPMLVIHGEKDFRIPYSQGLATFTALQRQEIDSQLLIFPDENHWILKPKNSLQWHRTVFDWVGRHLKAK, encoded by the coding sequence ATGAAACATTATTTCGCCGCTTCGCTCGCCGCGCTCGCCTTTTCGACAGCGCTCGCCTCCCCCGTCGCCGCCCGCCCGATGACGGAAACCGATCTGATCACCATGAAGAGGCTGGCTGCACCCGCAGTCTCGCCCGACGGGAAGCTTGCTGTTTACCAGCTTCAGGAAACCGATCTGACTGCGAACCGCCGCCGCAGCGATCTCTATCTGGTGGCGACTGACAACCCTGCCGCGATCCCGCAGAAAGTCGCGTCACAGCCGGATTGGAATGAGCACAGTCCCGCCTTTGCCCCCGATGGCAAGGCGATCTGGTATATCAGCAATGAAAGCGGATCTGACCAGCTTTGGCGGCATGATCTTGCCAGCGGTGAAAGCGAGCAGGTCAGCGCCTTCAAGACTGACGTTGCCGGCTTCAAACTGTCGCCCGATGGCAAGCGTGTTGCAGTTTGGGGCGATATCGCCCGCGATTGCAACGATTTCGGCTGCGATGCCGATGGTGACCGGTCAAAGCCCGGGCCCGGCACCGGGCGCGTCTATGACGAATTGTTCGTGCGCCATTGGGATTCATGGGAAACGCCCGGCAATTACAGCCGTGTCTTTGCCTTTGATATTGCCGCCGACGGCAGCCTGTCAGGCGGCAAGCCAATGGATGGCGGCATTACCGGCGATTCGCCCTCAAAACCGATGGGCGGGGGTGAGGAGATTGCGTGGAGCGCAGACAGCCAGTCGCTCTATTTCGCGCTGCGCATTGCGGATCGGAACGAAGCGCGCTCGACCAACCTTGATCTCTACCAGACGCCTGCGACCGGCGGCGCTGCAACCAACCTGACCGACAGCAATGACGCTACCGATACATTGCCCGCGCCCTCGCCCGACGGCAAATGGCTCGCCTGGGCGGCGATGGCACGCCCGGGCTATGAAGCCGACCGGCAGGTGGTGATGCTCAAGGATCTCGTCAGCGGCAAGACCAGCGCGTTGACCGCAAATTGGGATCGTTCGGTTGGGGCGCTTGCCTGGGCAAAGGACAGCAAGAGCCTGCTCGCCGTTGCGCAGGACGGGTTGGAAAATCCCCTGTTTCGCATCGACCTGAAGGGAAAGGTCACACGGTTGACCGAACGCGGCACCATCGCCGATTTCGCTGCCCTGCCGAAAGGCGGGGTGCTCTATGCAATCAATAGCCTGTCCGGGCCCAATGATCTGGTGGTGATGGACGGCAAAGGGCAGACCCGCCGGCTGACCAATGTCAACGCCGATGCGCAAAAGGAACTCGATCCCGTCCAGTACAGCCAGTTCACCTTCAAGGGTGCAGGCGGGGCGCTGGTGCATGGGCAGATTGTGAAGCCCATGGCCACAACCGGAAAGCTGCCACTTCTCCTCCTCGTCCATGGTGGACCGCAAGGTTCGTTCAACAACAGCTGGTCGTTCCGCTGGAACCCTGCAGTGATGGCGAGCCAAGGCTATGCCGCAGTGACCATCGATTTCCATGGCAGCACCGGCTACGGTCAGGCCTTTACCGACAGCATCAACAAGGATTGGGGCGGAAAGCCGCTGGAAGATCTGAAACTGGGGATGGCGGCATTACCCGGAATCGACGCGCAGATCGATACGGCCAATGCCTGCGCGCTCGGCGGCAGCTATGGCGGCTATATGATGAACTGGATTGCGGGCAACTGGCCCGACGGGTTCAAATGCCTTGTCAACCATGCCGGCATTTTCGACCTGCGTGCAATGGCGTTTGAGACCGAGGAGTTGTGGTTCGACGAATGGGATCATGGCGGCCCCTGGTGGCAGCGCAATGATGCCGAAAAATGGAACCCGGTGAACCATGTGACCAAGTGGAAAACGCCAATGCTGGTGATCCATGGCGAAAAGGATTTCCGCATTCCCTATTCCCAAGGTCTTGCCACTTTCACCGCGCTGCAGCGGCAGGAAATCGATTCGCAATTGCTGATCTTTCCCGATGAAAACCACTGGATATTGAAGCCGAAAAACTCCCTCCAATGGCACCGCACGGTGTTTGACTGGGTCGGCCGTCATCTGAAGGCGAAGTGA
- a CDS encoding GtrA family protein, producing the protein MQVAINSFARLWQRFTLTRYFAASVIALGVDTLFYLMLHAAGLHAATASMLGYATGIAVHWAISAHIVFPDKVRAGSALLRQRVFFAISALIGLALTGGVVALATQLGASPLLAKIFAVGTSFTAVYAIRKWGIFR; encoded by the coding sequence ATGCAAGTCGCGATCAACAGCTTTGCGCGGCTCTGGCAGCGTTTTACGCTGACCCGCTATTTTGCGGCCAGTGTGATCGCGCTTGGCGTTGATACGCTCTTTTATCTGATGCTCCATGCGGCCGGCCTTCATGCCGCCACCGCATCGATGCTGGGTTATGCAACAGGGATTGCAGTGCATTGGGCGATCAGCGCCCATATCGTCTTTCCCGACAAGGTGCGGGCAGGCTCTGCGCTGCTGCGGCAGCGCGTGTTTTTTGCGATCAGTGCACTGATCGGGCTTGCGCTGACCGGCGGGGTCGTTGCGTTGGCAACGCAGCTTGGCGCGTCGCCGCTCCTTGCCAAGATTTTTGCCGTGGGGACCAGTTTCACGGCTGTTTACGCCATCAGGAAGTGGGGCATTTTCCGATGA
- a CDS encoding sulfatase-like hydrolase/transferase has translation MTNIALRAPFSFSPNEEQKRFLHWALCWLILPNIGFMLLWYIGAPPRQIDIVAIGLLGLIVKRFPFWLRYGTYVATVVMTTLSFVSGLFNLSIKSLLYSLQFFAEIKPSNSLEYILVGAALVAMLVYAYFAFRKDQNFETPWLILAGAGGIVALAATDYAMGQGMRGHYKRIAPEGAYFSSGAVQSGIEARADGTRHIIVVMVESLGLPRGNAEMQRLLFAEYKNNPAIRARYDLSQGRNPYYVSTTAGEVRELCGRWGDYYDLVDRKDSNCMPARLANKGYATHAMHSFIGSFFERDQWYPNIGFQKTEFGPLLIERGARNCGGVFAGACDRDVPKQMADMLKKATKPTFLYFLTVNTHLPVPPGMNLNNEDCERLSPKLEKAFPQICRQFVMWHDFNNAMVQEIVAKDFPAADILIVGDHMPPYFDRYHRSQFDPAHVPWLYLRHKDATDAKAGDREG, from the coding sequence ATGACCAATATTGCTTTGCGTGCACCGTTCAGCTTTTCGCCAAATGAGGAACAGAAAAGGTTCCTGCATTGGGCGCTGTGCTGGTTGATCCTGCCGAATATCGGCTTCATGCTGCTCTGGTATATCGGCGCACCGCCGCGCCAGATCGACATTGTTGCAATCGGGCTACTGGGCTTGATCGTGAAGCGTTTCCCCTTCTGGCTCCGCTATGGCACCTATGTGGCAACGGTCGTGATGACGACGCTGTCCTTCGTCAGCGGGCTGTTCAATCTCAGCATCAAATCACTGCTCTATTCGCTGCAATTCTTTGCCGAGATCAAGCCGAGCAACAGTTTGGAATATATATTGGTCGGCGCCGCGCTGGTCGCGATGCTCGTCTATGCCTATTTTGCCTTTCGCAAAGACCAGAATTTCGAAACACCCTGGCTGATCCTTGCCGGTGCGGGCGGTATCGTGGCGTTGGCCGCGACCGACTATGCCATGGGCCAGGGCATGCGCGGTCATTATAAGCGGATCGCACCCGAAGGGGCCTATTTCTCGTCCGGTGCGGTGCAGAGCGGGATTGAGGCGCGCGCTGATGGAACGCGGCACATCATTGTCGTGATGGTCGAATCGCTCGGCCTTCCGCGCGGCAATGCCGAAATGCAGCGGCTGCTTTTTGCCGAATATAAGAATAATCCGGCAATCCGTGCGCGTTACGATCTCTCGCAAGGTCGTAACCCTTATTATGTCAGCACGACCGCAGGCGAAGTGCGCGAATTGTGCGGGCGCTGGGGGGATTATTACGATCTTGTCGATCGAAAGGATTCCAACTGCATGCCTGCGCGGCTCGCCAACAAGGGCTATGCCACCCATGCCATGCACAGTTTCATCGGCAGCTTTTTTGAACGCGATCAATGGTATCCTAATATCGGCTTTCAAAAGACCGAGTTCGGCCCGCTGCTGATCGAGCGCGGTGCGCGCAACTGTGGCGGCGTCTTTGCCGGCGCGTGCGACCGGGATGTGCCCAAACAGATGGCCGACATGCTGAAAAAGGCGACAAAGCCGACCTTCCTCTATTTCCTGACGGTAAACACCCATTTGCCGGTGCCACCGGGGATGAACCTGAATAATGAGGATTGTGAACGCCTCTCGCCGAAACTGGAAAAGGCCTTCCCGCAAATCTGCCGCCAATTTGTGATGTGGCATGATTTCAACAATGCGATGGTGCAGGAAATTGTGGCAAAGGACTTTCCCGCTGCGGACATATTGATCGTCGGCGATCATATGCCGCCCTATTTTGACCGCTATCATCGCTCGCAGTTCGATCCGGCGCATGTCCCCTGGCTCTATCTGCGCCACAAGGATGCAACTGACGCCAAGGCCGGCGACCGGGAAGGCTGA
- a CDS encoding SDR family oxidoreductase encodes MKRPLALVTGGVRRLGAIIAARLSDAGYDLALSSHGAGNPDPVLAEAIARNGCDWQHFTADLSDSAAASALVGDVAEHFGRAPDLLVNNAAMFGQDGWEAMDAASLDAHFRLNLFAPLLLSTALVKAHGNRPAIVHIVDQRVRNPNGDQLSYTLSKQALAASVRSMAAALAPHARVNGVAPGLVIPTDEYSDAMMQQLAGAMPLHALPAPESVADAVLYLAQARDVTGQIIFADGGAHLNSYTRDFMHL; translated from the coding sequence ATGAAGCGCCCGCTCGCGCTGGTGACCGGCGGAGTCCGCCGTCTCGGCGCGATCATCGCGGCGCGGCTTTCCGATGCGGGCTATGACCTGGCGCTATCGAGCCATGGCGCGGGCAATCCAGACCCCGTATTGGCAGAGGCGATTGCGCGTAACGGCTGCGACTGGCAGCATTTTACTGCCGATCTTTCAGACAGTGCGGCGGCAAGCGCATTGGTCGGCGATGTGGCAGAGCATTTTGGCCGCGCACCCGATCTGCTGGTCAACAATGCCGCCATGTTCGGACAGGATGGCTGGGAAGCAATGGACGCCGCCAGCCTTGACGCGCATTTCCGGCTGAATCTGTTTGCGCCGCTGCTTTTGTCGACAGCGCTGGTCAAGGCGCACGGCAACCGGCCAGCCATCGTCCATATTGTCGACCAGCGGGTGCGTAATCCCAATGGCGATCAGTTGAGCTATACGCTGTCAAAGCAAGCGCTGGCTGCTTCGGTGCGGTCGATGGCGGCCGCGCTTGCCCCGCATGCACGGGTCAATGGCGTGGCCCCGGGGCTCGTCATTCCGACCGATGAATATTCGGATGCCATGATGCAGCAGCTTGCCGGCGCGATGCCGCTGCACGCATTGCCCGCACCCGAAAGCGTGGCCGATGCCGTGCTTTACCTGGCCCAGGCGCGCGACGTGACGGGACAAATCATCTTCGCAGATGGCGGCGCGCATCTGAACAGCTACACCCGCGACTTCATGCACCTTTAA
- a CDS encoding class I SAM-dependent methyltransferase, translating to MSLPTPPVADFVTLVGEPREDYTLLDSGNGRKWERYGPYRFIRPEPQAMWEPAIDEWPADAEFIPGSDEEGGGRWYYETKAVQQGWPLNWNGEVRFSASCTPFRHLGFFPDMDPVWRWMRGQIEGASDPQVMNLFGYTGVGTLALSSAGAQMVHVDASKKSVAQARDNAALSDMADRPIRWIVDDAAKFVAREVRRERRYDGILLDPPKYGRGPDGEVWRLEEDLPEMIANCRQLLDANSRFLFLTVYAVRMSALALGNLVQMHFADLPGKVEFGELAVREEARGLLLPTAIFARWSQPELQQD from the coding sequence ATGTCCTTACCCACGCCGCCCGTGGCTGATTTCGTCACACTGGTTGGCGAACCGCGCGAGGATTACACGCTGCTCGACAGCGGTAATGGTCGTAAATGGGAACGTTACGGCCCATATCGCTTCATCCGCCCCGAGCCGCAGGCAATGTGGGAACCGGCGATTGACGAATGGCCCGCCGATGCCGAATTCATCCCCGGATCAGACGAAGAGGGTGGCGGCCGCTGGTATTATGAAACCAAGGCAGTGCAGCAGGGCTGGCCGCTAAACTGGAATGGCGAAGTGCGCTTTTCCGCCAGCTGCACGCCCTTTCGCCATCTGGGCTTTTTTCCGGATATGGACCCGGTCTGGCGCTGGATGCGCGGGCAGATCGAGGGGGCGTCCGATCCGCAGGTGATGAACCTGTTCGGCTATACCGGTGTCGGCACGCTGGCGCTGTCTTCGGCGGGCGCGCAGATGGTGCATGTCGATGCCTCGAAAAAATCGGTAGCGCAGGCGCGCGACAATGCCGCCTTGTCCGACATGGCAGACCGGCCGATCCGCTGGATCGTTGACGATGCCGCGAAATTTGTGGCCCGCGAAGTGCGGCGCGAACGGCGTTATGACGGCATATTGCTCGATCCGCCCAAATATGGCCGCGGCCCCGATGGCGAGGTCTGGCGGCTGGAGGAAGACCTGCCCGAAATGATTGCCAATTGCCGGCAATTGCTTGACGCAAACTCGCGCTTTCTTTTCCTCACCGTCTATGCCGTGCGCATGTCGGCGCTGGCGCTGGGAAATCTGGTACAGATGCATTTTGCCGACCTGCCCGGAAAAGTCGAATTTGGCGAACTGGCCGTTCGCGAAGAGGCGCGGGGGTTGTTGCTACCCACCGCCATTTTCGCACGCTGGTCGCAGCCCGAACTTCAACAGGATTGA
- a CDS encoding dihydroneopterin aldolase yields MTDLLTLEVHDLHVNVLTGIYSQETHLPQPLHISVSADLEIAPHYTPDTPLSASKNYMAIKAAATEFPEGVHFTLIEALADHIIGRLFSEDDRFTSITVKIIKLAISEDGESIGLTMTRHRKPSGVAA; encoded by the coding sequence ATGACTGACTTGCTCACCCTCGAAGTGCATGACCTGCACGTCAATGTCCTCACCGGCATTTACAGCCAAGAAACGCACCTGCCGCAACCGCTGCACATTTCAGTCAGCGCCGATTTGGAAATCGCGCCACACTACACGCCCGATACGCCGCTTTCGGCGTCGAAAAACTATATGGCGATCAAGGCGGCGGCGACCGAATTTCCCGAAGGCGTGCACTTCACGCTGATCGAGGCGCTGGCAGACCATATCATCGGCCGGCTGTTTTCCGAGGATGACCGTTTCACCTCGATCACGGTCAAGATCATCAAGCTCGCCATATCCGAAGATGGCGAATCGATCGGGCTTACCATGACGCGGCACCGGAAGCCGTCAGGGGTTGCCGCATGA
- the thrC gene encoding threonine synthase: MHYISTRGNASNLDFRGVTLAGLASDGGLYVPQVWPRFTADEIAAMRGLPYVDLAAKVMAPFTAGSLTEAELRDLCAAAYGSFSHDAVTPLVQLDGQHWLLELFHGPTLAFKDVALQLLGQLFERFLTGTDTKLTIVGATSGDTGSAAIHAVAGREQIEIFMLHPEGRVSDVQRRQMTTVLAPNVHNIAIAGSFDDAQAMVKRMFGDSEVTSQLTLSAVNSINWARLMAQVVYYFWAALRLGAPERPVAFSVPTGNFGDVFAGYVAAQMGLPVERLIVATNVNDILHRALAKGDYSIGEVTPTAAPSMDIQVSSNFERLLYDLEGRDGSTTAARMKWFEQMGKMVLSSDMRRKAALLASARADSAEMSGAMRWAWDHCGQIIDPHTAIALHAAREGGIAADIPVVTLATAHPAKFREAVERATGIRPSLPARVGNLFDREERFISLPGDYAAVRDHVLTHAARG; this comes from the coding sequence ATGCACTATATCAGCACCAGGGGAAATGCGTCCAACCTCGACTTTCGTGGGGTGACGCTGGCGGGGCTTGCCAGCGACGGCGGCCTGTATGTGCCGCAGGTTTGGCCGCGTTTTACCGCAGACGAGATCGCGGCGATGCGCGGGCTGCCTTATGTGGACCTAGCCGCAAAGGTGATGGCGCCCTTTACCGCCGGTTCGCTAACCGAGGCAGAATTGCGCGATCTGTGCGCCGCCGCCTATGGCAGTTTTTCGCATGATGCGGTGACGCCGCTGGTTCAGCTTGACGGGCAGCATTGGCTGCTCGAATTGTTCCATGGCCCAACGCTGGCGTTCAAAGATGTCGCGCTGCAACTGCTCGGTCAGTTGTTCGAACGCTTTCTGACCGGCACGGACACCAAGCTGACCATTGTCGGCGCGACCAGCGGCGACACCGGTTCGGCAGCAATCCATGCGGTGGCCGGGCGCGAGCAGATCGAAATCTTCATGCTCCACCCCGAAGGCCGGGTGTCAGATGTGCAGCGCCGGCAGATGACCACGGTGCTCGCCCCCAATGTGCACAATATCGCAATTGCCGGCAGCTTCGATGATGCGCAAGCGATGGTAAAGCGCATGTTCGGCGACAGCGAAGTGACCTCGCAGCTGACATTGTCTGCGGTCAATTCGATCAACTGGGCACGGCTGATGGCGCAGGTTGTCTATTATTTCTGGGCCGCGCTGCGGCTTGGTGCGCCCGAACGGCCTGTGGCCTTTTCGGTACCGACAGGCAATTTCGGCGATGTCTTTGCAGGCTATGTCGCGGCGCAAATGGGTCTGCCGGTCGAACGGTTGATTGTCGCGACCAATGTGAACGACATTCTTCACCGTGCATTGGCCAAGGGCGACTATTCGATCGGCGAAGTCACGCCCACCGCCGCACCCTCGATGGACATTCAGGTCTCGAGCAATTTCGAACGGCTGCTCTATGATCTTGAAGGCCGGGACGGATCGACCACCGCCGCGCGGATGAAATGGTTCGAACAGATGGGCAAGATGGTGCTTTCGTCGGATATGCGCCGTAAGGCGGCGCTGCTTGCCAGCGCGCGCGCTGATTCTGCCGAAATGTCGGGTGCCATGCGTTGGGCCTGGGACCATTGCGGGCAGATCATCGATCCGCACACTGCAATCGCGCTTCACGCCGCGCGTGAGGGGGGCATCGCTGCCGATATACCCGTCGTCACTCTGGCGACAGCGCATCCGGCAAAGTTCCGTGAGGCGGTTGAACGGGCAACCGGCATCCGACCATCGCTTCCCGCACGCGTCGGCAATCTGTTTGACCGTGAGGAACGCTTCATTTCGCTGCCCGGCGATTATGCCGCAGTGCGCGACCATGTCCTTACCCACGCCGCCCGTGGCTGA
- a CDS encoding NAD(P)/FAD-dependent oxidoreductase translates to MHRGQNDIADVAIIGAGPAGLTAAYLLSKKGYNVTVIEKDERYVGGISRTVEVDGYRFDIGGHRFFSKSKEVVDLWNEILPDDFIQRPRMSRIYYEGKFYSYPLRAFEALFNLGIVRSTLCMASYVKAKAFPNKQVRSFEDWTTNQFGWKLYSIFFKTYTEKVWGMPCNEMSSDWAAQRIKGLSLGAAVLDGLKRSLGLNKKPNDGMETKTLLETFRYPRLGPGMMWDAARDFVVAKGNQVLMGHSFKQLAQDGDGNWRMTATKADGGEAVIRARHVISSAPMRELAARIHPLPACSLQADNLRYRDFLTVAVMIKSDDLFPDNWIYIHDSKVKVGRIQNFRSWSPEMVPDPSVACVGLEYFCFEGDGLWSSSDADLVELAKKELAILGLVDPKDVIGGAVVRQEKAYPVYDDAYAANVEAMRHELESRYPTLHMVGRNGMHRYNNQDHAMMTAMLTVENIEANARIYNIWNVNEDAEYHEAGDEGEQQAIAAAAKVALTEDQAVALASERDVPVRVAPECPRKVA, encoded by the coding sequence ATGCACAGGGGCCAGAACGATATCGCCGATGTGGCCATCATTGGCGCAGGGCCTGCAGGGCTGACCGCAGCCTATCTGCTTTCCAAAAAGGGTTATAATGTCACGGTCATCGAAAAAGATGAACGTTATGTCGGCGGGATCAGCCGCACCGTAGAGGTTGACGGTTATCGCTTCGACATTGGCGGGCACCGCTTCTTTTCAAAGTCGAAAGAAGTGGTCGATCTGTGGAACGAGATCCTGCCTGACGATTTCATCCAGCGTCCGCGGATGAGCCGCATCTATTATGAAGGCAAATTTTACAGCTATCCGCTGCGTGCCTTTGAAGCGCTTTTCAATCTGGGCATCGTCCGTTCGACCTTGTGCATGGCAAGCTATGTCAAGGCGAAGGCATTTCCCAACAAACAGGTGCGCAGTTTCGAAGATTGGACGACCAATCAGTTTGGCTGGAAACTCTATTCGATCTTTTTCAAGACCTACACCGAAAAGGTGTGGGGCATGCCCTGCAATGAAATGTCGTCCGACTGGGCAGCGCAGCGCATCAAGGGGCTCTCGCTCGGGGCTGCGGTACTGGACGGGCTGAAACGCAGTCTGGGCCTCAATAAAAAACCCAATGACGGTATGGAAACGAAGACCTTGCTCGAAACCTTCCGCTATCCGCGGCTTGGCCCGGGAATGATGTGGGATGCAGCCCGCGATTTCGTGGTCGCCAAAGGCAATCAGGTTTTGATGGGGCATAGCTTCAAACAACTCGCCCAGGATGGTGACGGCAATTGGCGCATGACCGCGACAAAGGCCGATGGCGGTGAAGCGGTGATCCGTGCGCGCCATGTGATCAGTTCGGCGCCGATGCGCGAACTCGCCGCCCGTATCCATCCGCTTCCGGCCTGCTCGCTCCAGGCAGACAATCTGCGCTATCGCGATTTCCTGACCGTTGCGGTGATGATCAAGTCGGATGATTTGTTCCCCGACAACTGGATCTATATCCATGACAGCAAGGTCAAGGTTGGCCGCATCCAGAATTTCCGCAGCTGGTCGCCCGAAATGGTTCCTGATCCGTCGGTTGCCTGTGTCGGTCTAGAATATTTCTGCTTTGAAGGTGACGGCCTCTGGTCGTCAAGCGACGCCGATCTGGTCGAGCTTGCCAAAAAGGAACTGGCAATCCTGGGTCTTGTCGACCCCAAGGATGTGATCGGCGGTGCCGTAGTGCGACAGGAAAAGGCCTATCCGGTCTATGACGATGCCTATGCCGCCAATGTCGAAGCGATGCGCCATGAGCTGGAAAGCCGTTACCCGACGCTGCACATGGTCGGCCGCAATGGCATGCACCGCTATAACAACCAGGATCATGCGATGATGACCGCGATGCTGACCGTCGAGAATATCGAGGCCAATGCGCGCATCTACAATATCTGGAACGTCAACGAAGACGCCGAATATCATGAGGCCGGCGACGAGGGCGAACAGCAAGCGATTGCTGCAGCCGCCAAGGTCGCGCTGACCGAGGACCAGGCCGTCGCACTGGCATCTGAACGCGATGTTCCGGTGCGGGTTGCGCCTGAATGTCCGCGCAAGGTGGCCTAA